A window of the Brassica napus cultivar Da-Ae chromosome A2, Da-Ae, whole genome shotgun sequence genome harbors these coding sequences:
- the LOC125585203 gene encoding uncharacterized protein LOC125585203, translating to MVLSLITAISDNLTEIPGEDVMRKLSSSGISLKHADRVHTDLYQWSRRNPPPATIMVITGHEELEHLASTFSGLEVKGYRILPTYPQSNPALHPLCLNSVSGKLYCQMPIINWRQHQDLFFLTGWIVERVNLPGLVQFAILMPQVLKISQSTSRVKHMLILCGTWSQAKTK from the exons ATGGTCCTCTCTCTCATCACTGCCATTAGCGACAACCTAACAGAGATCCCTGGTGAAGACGTCATGAGGAAGCTTTCTTCCTCTGGAATCTCTCTTAAACATGCTGACCG GGTTCACACGGATTTGTATCAGTGGTCCCGTAGGAATCCTCCTCCGGCTACTATAATGGTCATAACCGGTCATGAGGAACTGGAACATTTAGCTTCTACATTTTCTGGCCTTGAAGTGAAAGGATACAGAATTCTTCCTACTTATCCTCAGTCAAACCCAGCACTCCACCCTCTCTGCCTAAACTCTGTTTCTGGGAAACTTTACTGTCAG ATGCCGATAATAAACTGGAGACAACATCAAGACTTATTTTTTCTTACCGGTTGGATCGTGGAACGGGTGAATCTCCCTGGTCTTGTTCAGTTTGCCATTTTGATGCCCCAAGTTTTGAAGATTTCACAAAGCACCTCAAGAGTGAAACACATGCTTATTTT GTGTGGGACCTGGTCGCAAGCAAAAACAAAGTAG